Proteins encoded in a region of the Panicum hallii strain FIL2 chromosome 3, PHallii_v3.1, whole genome shotgun sequence genome:
- the LOC112884714 gene encoding uncharacterized protein LOC112884714 isoform X3, with product MDLAGMKRRELQALCKRHGLPAGGTNADLVARLDAALSGAAGAEEEEDVVGVVARKGCLKRSVGDAGEAKKVTFAVEESRGRRLRSRVVWSPVVAKTRGKRAEAGSTDSAADDGIPSRAGENVPVRRSRRNSLAAAEVEEVEEAVTFGRKRKPKSQEIAEDVAVSAQPVASCRVTRRSSLSGTTVLLPPAVEKKRGRGKAAAGKNKLVTEEQAAEAQGLSAAAPLTVVESKRSRRKGPDVQNSSKVEVSAKTTRSRSVEAVMKSPPVLENKRKRKSGDAQPDVEQPPVAEVPRNDAPVTRSLRNRVVQVNNSVVEETHTTQQPENKMQPNRPATRMHQQVASSVEKEDQVQVAAPSKAPPSRRSKRNNYEANNVNSESNKLISAPVEAKDSKIAHPLTHHNAKAEDVEKQPIVREPVRRSTRKSVASAMLDNEKDLIEEKNPEAHVRRSLQRSIVPVEDIKGAGEEIQNAKGEDAPKQLAVKEPVRRSTRKSVVSAMLEKEKVLIAEKNPGAHVKRSMRKSVVPVQDINGVGEDIQNAKSDDAEKQLVMNQPVRRSSCKSVLPDTLENESGSLVTETNAEAHVRARKSLLPNMLNKEDPDHSKMIRNENFQIGKCEDEKQQKVKEPVRRSRRSVATVMLEEQNKGLHEEKMSTIPVRRSTRKSVALNIVEKGSNRTEKVGREQSGVRTRRLKARDKLTDHAVAVEPVVTSGNELQVDVQNNQGLTVKSPNHNLSDGNETHPGSDKFVSCERVGEEGLKLRKHRTSSMEISSSANDFWNMEDFSGQKFRKQQSTQTPCEKDNTGAIYDKPQRVQQASTSTTSKGRSSKRRRTRTTAPEEVMSAEEANDGMIIREETMDTHKTSHEYSKESSSGTQEICQVSATREGFSSGPLLGTVTLPDEIYTTQSVHKVIPASETGGLAKESSEKSKQPQEHSDIQDDDTHLSEIRNGKLDQSSSITELLPHNAFVSEDKTLMGEDVLPVDFTVGDDEGQSPAAGQGRVGWEANTSESEEKNLADAMSTGLHTKSLQHDIDILAEESGEDVVPMSFTTEEHGIKFKVSPIAVERRVIGQASACESAGKTLTGILSNDLRTKYLQHDRDVLTKEIGEASGSSIQISDSNPEIHCDAIAEESIRAADLGSCPSNGGKGNPLLKNLHDSILPVMNSAQRCSSDGRRSSFGLDFLFTEECKENCSRNVENITVEVDGGNKSSTCVSPDFYVGSDCGLEDEDVQPTGFDADKKLDVDQDAAEEEVVVEEKNYDQHVAPKTDLKAKLNGELTGLDMESDCTIAEKNVRFVEDNPDDEEVTVQVQQANVQEGDSEKPSQFSATPECKHEFCLPDETVLHSKKNKGCLSSEEQSPFGLQSLFLQQSIEKSVECGALASATVIAENGFDELKYVHVKCSLKKTRVSEPFSQLDTDEDSCPVSKNEDCMFISQQDKGIEGLSKASLDEESVPSGFSLDAKHIKEVTNSEEVACKGEGSKKLVHSDDLKASSEKTDVNGPDTIENSSFSLATPGYKHDDALSEEAVRTMKKYAGTCSSNPRELLMDLQSLFSKENIEESDLHDGLAFSSAESPGDESIDVEQLVEVHLGSNPSQLESNDLLDELIGCSKTEVLHQGHKGLCSEDREEQKLESPIVMESSLNCNKDVTNSSINGSVVDIVDQRTPSGSALPEDCRMDHNLQREFLDGCSVDSGVAGTIGNPSFNLATPDHEHEGALSEEAVCKMKKYTGTCSGDPRHLLMELQSLFSEGSIIKSDSHDVAFPCSESEGNEPTVCHVEKLVDTLVSSEPDTCQGLRQDLSRAEEKESCVSISMQLNPELEDDEVEKHSLNCEKDTSQILGITRSVLSKTALLPKDSHTIYWQEQELPNDLSPLKSGTCQSNSQKHIVESNSRPSSCDTEVLQQDHKDESNICNEDKSIPKVLENDMPEAAPVERMDSAIMLPSVAGKSEMSDELLNTELSDEAEEHSLSSDKYTIKNFCTGSAKNDLFALPKDCHMDTCQKQELPDVHYLPKSPGESANCQDESVSGSGPCQTSWQQCINESRSVQVTSNIEAFNQNQEESNQNNEGQITPIPSVVSEAADIERSEREIGLTPPAGPSALPDEQLITKVECHEVDTSSLFDTELLYSKASNLHTDTRKDHPPSDLSAPRSPEESTSFPNSSVPGSVGICQSSRRRGIDELRAKLQSFKVSSTAKGSYIAMSAPLPKQGDNLSQSAIALLRNSENAPAVKLDHPANKRNPDCSVAKDSSRQALQHISGRPRDRL from the exons ATGGATCTCGCGGGGATGAAACGGCGGGAGCTGCAGGCGCTCTGCAAGCGGCACGGCCTCCCCGCCGGCGGCACCAACGCCGATCTCGTCGCCCGCCTCGACGCCGCGCTCTCG GGGGCCGCTGGTGCGGAAGAGGAGGAAGATGTGGTCGGAGTAGTAGCCAGGAAGGGGTGTCTGAAGCGCTCGGTCGGAGATGCTGGCGAGGCGAAGAAGGTGACTTTTGCGGTGGAGGAATCGAGAGGGAGGAGGCTGAGGTCCCGGGTCGTCTGGTCGCCGGTGGTTGCCAAGACAAGGGGGAAGCGCGCTGAAGCTGGTAGTACTGATTCTGCTGCTGATGACGGAATTCCTTCAAGGGCAGGTGAAAATGTCCCAGTAAGGCGGTCCAGGAGGAATTCTTTGGCTGCTGCCGAGGTTGAGGAAGTAGAAGAAGCTGTTACTTTTGGTAGGAAACGGAAGCCGAAGAGCCAGGAGATTGCTGAGGACGTTGCTGTCAGTGCTCAGCCTGTAGCTTCTTGCAGAGTCACGAGGAGGTCGAGCTTGTCAGGAACCACCGTCCTGTTGCCTCCTGCTGttgagaagaagagagggagggggaaggCAGCAGCTGGTAAAAATAAACTTGTTACTGAGGAGCAGGCTGCTGAGGCTCAAGGTTTGTCTGCGGCGGCGCCACTTACAGTTGTGGAGAGTaagaggagcaggaggaagggACCTGATGTGCAGAATTCATCTAAGGTGGAAGTATCCGCTAAGACCACAAGATCCCGCTCAGTAGAAGCTGTTATGAAGTCGCCCCCTGTGCTTGAGAacaagaggaagaggaagtcAGGAGATGCACAACCAGATGTAGAACAGCCTCCAGTTGCAGAGGTGCCTAGAAATGATGCTCCTGTCACCAGGTCTTTGAGGAACAGGGTAGTCCAGGTTAACAACAGTGTGGTAGAGGAAACTCACACTACCCAACAGCCGGAAAACAAGATGCAGCCTAATAGACCAGCTACTCGCATGCATCAACAGGTCGCATCTTCTGTGGAGAAAGAAGATCAAGTACAAGTTGCTGCTCCTAGTAAGGCCCCTCCATCAAGGCGATCAAAGAGAAACAATTATGAGGCCAATAATGTAAATTCAGAAAGCAACAAATTGATCAGTGCTCCAGTGGAGGCCAAAGACTCAAAAATAGCTCACCCATTGACACACCATAATGCTAAGGCTGAAGATGTGGAGAAACAACCAATAGTCAGAGAACCTGTTAGGCGGTCAACACGTAAATCTGTTGCCTCAGCTATGCTTGATAACGAGAAGGATCTAATTGAAGAGAAGAACCCTGAAGCACATGTTAGGAGATCACTGCAGAGATCTATTGTGCCGGTTGAAGATATCAAAGGTGCTGGTGAAGAGATTCAGAATGCTAAAGGTGAAGATGCCCCGAAGCAGCTAGCAGTTAAAGAACCTGTTAGGCGATCAACACGTAAATCAGTTGTCTCAGCCATGCTTGAGAAAGAGAAGGTTCTCATTGCAGAAAAGAACCCAGGAGCACACGTTAAGAGATCAATGCGGAAATCTGTTGTGCCAGTTCAAGATATTAACGGTGTTGGTGAAGACATTCAAAATGCTAAGAGTGACGATGCGGAGAAGCAATTAGTTATGAATCAACCTGTCAGGCGTTCATCATGTAAATCTGTTCTGCCGGATACACTTGAGAACGAGAGTGGATCTCTAGTTACAGAAACGAATGCTGAGGCACATGTTAGGGCACGGAAGTCTCTTCTTCCTAATATGCTTAACAAGGAGGACCCAGATCACAGCAAAATGATCAGAAACGAGAACTTTCAAATTGGTAAATGTGAAGACGAGAAACAACAAAAAGTAAAGGAACCTGTTAGGCGATCAAGGAGATCtgttgccacagtgatgcttgAGGAACAAAATAAGGGTCTTCATGAGGAAAAAATGTCAACAATTCCTGTGAGGAGATCAACACGTAAATCTGTCGCTCTCAACATAGTTGAAAAGGGGAGCAATCGCACTGAAAAGGTTGGAAGGGAACAGTCAGGAGTCAGAACAAGGAGGCTGAAAGCAAGAGATAAACTTACAGACCATGCTGTGGCTGTGGAGCCTGTGGTTACTTCTGGAAACGAATTGCAGGTAGATGTGCAGAACAATCAAGGCCTGACAGTCAAATCTCCAAATCATAATTTATCTGATGGTAATGAGACACATCCTGGTTCAGACAAGTTTGTATCATGTGAGAGAGTTGGTGAAGAGGGCTTGAAATTGAGAAAACACAGAACGTCTTCAATGGAAATATCATCTTCAGCCAATGATTTCTGGAATATGGAAGATTTTAGTGGACAGAAATTCAGGAAGCAACAGAGCACACAAACACCATGTGAAAAAGATAACACAGGAGCTATCTATGATAAGCCACAGAGAGTACAGCAGGCGTCAACTTCCACAACTTCGAAGGGAAGGTCTTCAAAGAGGAGACGGACAAGGACAACTGCTCCAGAAGAAGTTATGTCCGCCGAGGAGGCAAATGATGGCATGATTATCAGGGAAGAAACAATGGACACACATAAAACGTCTCATGAATATAGTAAGGAGTCTAGTAGCGGAACTCAAGAAATTTGTCAGGTTAGTGCCACAAGGGAAGGGTTCTCTTCAGGTCCATTGCTTGGGACAGTAACACTCCCTGACGAGATTTACACAACACAGAGTGTACACAAGGTGATACCTGCATCAGAAACTGGTGGCCTTGCAAAGGAAAGTTCGGAGAAGAGTAAACAACCTCAAGAACACTCTGACATTCAAGATGATGATACCCATTTATCTGAAATAAGAAATGGGAAATTGGATCAATCATCAAGCATCACAGAACTACTCCCACACAATGCTTTTGTCTCAGAGGACAAAACATTGATGGGTGAAG ATGTTTTGCCTGTTGACTTCACTGTTGGAGATGATGAAGGGCAAAGCCCTGCAGCTGGGCAAGGAAGAGTTGGCTGGGAAGCAAATACAAGTGAGTCTGAAGAAAAGAACCTAGCTGATGCCATGTCCACTGGTCTCCACACCAAAAGTCTGCAACATGATATTGACATACTAGCTGAAGAGTCCGGTGAAG ATGTTGTGCCAATGAGTTTCACTACTGAAGAGCATGGAATAAAATTTAAAGTGAGCCCTATAGCTGTGGAAAGGAGAGTTATTGGGCAAGCAAGTGCATGTGAATCTGCAGGGAAAACATTAACTGGCATCTTGTCTAATGATCTCCGCACCAAATATCTGCAACATGATCGTGACGTACTGACTAAAGAGATTGGTGAAG CTTCGGGATCTTCCATACAAATATCAGACAGTAATCCAGAAATTCACTGTGATGCGATTGCTGAAGAAAGTATTCGAGCTGCTGATCTTGGGAGCTGTCCCAGCAATGGTGGAAAAGGGAACCCTCTTTTGAAAAATCTGCACGACAGTATTCTTCCAGTAATGAATTCTGCTCAGAGATGTTCATCAGATGGAAGACGTTCATCATTTGGTCTTGATTTTCTGTTTACAGAAGAGTGCAAAGAAAACTGTTCCAGAAATGTCGAAAATATTACTGTAGAAGTTGATGGTGGAAACAAATCTAGCACCTGTGTAAGTCCTGATTTCTATGTGGGATCAGATTGTGGTTTGGAAGATGAGGATGTGCAGCCTACTGGATTTGATGCTGATAAGAAACTTGATGTGGATCAGGATGCCGCAGAAGAAG AAGTTGTTGTTGAGGAGAAAAATTATGATCAACATGTTGCTCCCAAAACTGACCTAAAAGCAAAGTTAAATGGTGAACTTACTGGTCTTGATATGGAATCAGATTGTACCATTGCTGAAAAGAACGTGAGGTTTGTTGAAGATAATCCTGATGATGAAGAAGTTACAGTTCAGGTCCAGCAGGCTAATGTACAAGAAG GTGATTCTGAGAAGCCTTCACAATTTTCAGCAACACCAGAGTGTAAACATGAATTTTGTTTGCCCGACGAAACAGTATTGCATTCAAAGAAGAACAAGGGATGTTTATCAAGTGAAGAACAATCACCATTTGGCCTACAATCCCTGTTCTTGCAGCAAAGCATAGAAAAATCTGTGGAGTGTGGTGCTCTTGCTTCTGCCACAGTTATTGCAGAAAATGGATTTGATGAATTAAAATATGTTCATGTGAAGTGTTCACTAAAAAAGACTCGTGTGTCAGAACCTTTTTCACAACTTGATACTGATGAAGACAGTTGTCCGGTTTCCAAAAATGAAGATTGTATGTTCATATCCCAGCAAGATAAGGGAATAGAAG GATTATCAAAGGCAAGCCTTGATGAAGAATCGGTTCCATCAGGCTTTTCGTTGGACGCAAAGCACATCAAAGA GGTCACTAATTCTGAGGAAGTGGCCTGTAAGGGAGAAGGAAGTAAGAAACTTGTCCATTCTGATGACCTTAAAGCTTCATCTGAAAAAACAGATGTCAATGGGCCAG ATACTATTGAAAATTCTTCATTTAGTTTAGCAACTCCTGGTTATAAGCATGATGATGCTTTGTCTGAGGAAGCAGTGCGCACAATGAAGAAATATGCTGGAACATGCTCATCCAATCCCAGAGAATTACTTATGGACCTGCAGTCCCTGTTCTCAAAGGAAAACATTGAAGAATCTGATCTGCATGATGGACTTGCATTCTCAAGTGCTGAAAGTCCAGGAGATGAATCAATTGATGTTGAACAACTGGTTGAGGTACATCTTGGTTCTAATCCGTCTCAGTTAGAATCAAATGATCTCTTGGATGAACTGATTGGGTGTTCGAAGACTGAAGTGCTGCATCAGGGTCATAAAGGTCTATGCAGTGAGGATAGAGAAGAGCAAAAGCTGGAAAGCCCAATAGTTATGGAATCTAGCCTTAACTGTAATAAAGATGTTACTAATTCTTCAATCAATGGGTCTGTTGTGGATATTGTTGATCAAAGAACTCCATCTGGTTCGGCTTTACCAGAAGATTGTCGTATGGATCATAACCTGCAACGAGAGTTTTTAGATGGCTGCTCAGTGGATTCTGGTGTAGCAG GTACTATTGGGAACCCTTCATTTAATTTAGCGACTCCTGATCATGAACATGAAGGTGCTTTGTCTGAGGAAGCAGTGTGCAAAATGAAAAAATATACTGGAACATGCTCGGGAGATCCCAGACATTTACTCATGGAGCTGCAGTCTCTTTTCTCAGAGGGAAGCATTATAAAATCCGATTCGCATGATGTTGCATTTCCATGTTCTGAAAGCGAAGGAAATGAACCTACCGTTTGCCATGTTGAGAAACTGGTTGACACACTTGTTTCTTCAGAACCTGATACGTGCCAAGGCCTTCGTCAAGATCTCAGCAGAGCTGAAGAAAAAGAGAGCTGCGTGTCTATTTCCATGCAACTAAATCCTGAGCTGGAGGACGATGAAGTGGAGAAACACAGCTTAAACTGTGAGAAAGACACCAGTCAGATTCTTGGTATAACTAGATCTGTGCTGAGCAAAACAGCCCTTTTGCCCAAGGACAGTCATACCATTTATTGGCAGGAACAGGAGCTACCAAATGACTTATCCCCACTTAAATCTG GAACTTGTCAATCTAACAGCCAGAAGCACATAGTTGAAAGCAACTCCAGGCCATCAAGTTGTGATACTGAAGTGCTCCAGCAAGATCATAAAGACGAAAGCAACATATGTAATGAAGACAAAAGCATTCCAAAAGTCCTTGAAAATGACATGCCTGAAGCTGCCCCAGTTGAACGAATGGACAGTGCAATAATGCTGCCCTCAGTTGCTGGAAAGTCAGAAATGTCTGATGAGCTGCTTAACACCGAGCTGAGTGATGAAGCTGAGGAACACAGCCTTAGTTCTGATAAATATACAATTAAAAATTTCTGTACTGGGTCAGCAAAAAACGATCTGTTCGCCCTGCCCAAGGACTGCCATATGGACACTTGCCAGAAACAGGAGCTCCCAGATGTCCATTATTTACCTAAATCTCCTGGAGAATCTGCAAATTGTCAGGATGAGAGTGTTTCAGGATCAG GACCTTGTCAGACTAGTTGGCAACAGTGTATAAATGAAAGCAGGAGTGTGCAGGTGACTTCTAATATTGAAGCGTTCAATCAAAATCAGGAGGAAAGCAACCAAAATAATGAAGGTCAAATTACTCCTATTCCTAGCGTTGTGTCTGAAGCTGCAGATATTGAAAGATCAGAAAGGGAAATAGGTCTGACCCCTCCTGCAGGACCGTCAGCATTGCCGGATGAGCAGCTTATCACGAAGGTGGAGTGCCACGAAGTGGACACTTCGAGCTTATTTGATACGGAATTGCTGTACAGCAAAGCATCCAATTTGCACACAGACACTCGCAAGGATCATCCTCCAAGTGATCTATCTGCTCCGAGATCTCCCGAGGAATCTACATCTTTTCCCAATTCCTCTGTTCCGGGATCAGTAG GAATCTGTCAAAGCAGCAGGCGAAGAGGTATAGACGAACTCCGTGCCAAGCTGCAGAGTTTCAAAGTTTCCAGCACTGCAAAAGGAAGCTACATTGCTATGAGTGCCCCTCTCCCGAAGCAAGGTGACAACCTGAGCCAATCTGCAATCGCGTTGCTCCGGAACAGCGAGAATGCACCTGCTGTTAAACTAGACCATCCTGCTAATAAGCGGAACCCTGACTGTTCGGTCGCAAAGGACTCGTCAAGACAAGCGCTGCAGCACATCAGTGGAAGACCAAGGGATCGCCTATAG